In Silene latifolia isolate original U9 population chromosome X, ASM4854445v1, whole genome shotgun sequence, the following proteins share a genomic window:
- the LOC141617342 gene encoding double-strand break repair protein MRE11-like isoform X1, translating into MNDTLRVLVATDCHLGYMEKDEIRRHDSFESFEEICSIAEKKQVDFVLLGGDLFHENKPSRSTLVRALEILRRYCLNDRPVQFQVVSDQTLNFPNRFGHVNYEDPHFNVGLPVFTIHGNHDDPAGVDNLSAVDILSACNLANYFGKMDLGGSGVGQITLYPILIRKGLTSVALYGLGNIRDERLNRMFQTPHSVQWMRPEAQEGNEISDWFNILVLHQNRIKTNPKNAINEHFLPRFLDFVVWGHEHECLVDPQEVPGMGFHITQPGSSVATSLIDGESKPKHVLLLEIKGNQYRPTKIPLHSVRPFEYAEVVLKDIPDVDQNDQNSILEHLDKVVRKLIEKSDKLAAGKSEARLPLVRLKVDYSGFTTINPQRFGQKYVGKVANPQDILIFSKASRTKSRSEGKIDDSEKFRPEELNQQNIEALVAESNLKMEILPVNDLDIALHNFVNKDDKLAFHACVQHTLEETRSKIAGDSDSADFEEKDLIVKVEELLEERVKESATRPKGTFTFSAHSGDLKGKGKTGIGSAVSFSDDDEDSTQIVGAKSTARGRKTTTSLGSSRDASQIGKTSTRGRGRGRGKGTSNLKQSTLDMSLGFRRSQRSASAVASASVQSIADEEENVDSGSNEEGVEHEVQEINDSSGDDGRVESKSRKRAAPRGRGRGSTQPSKRGRKSEISSLQRMVLGNDDDDDDDYDDMSSRLKKSQAKVTRNYGALRR; encoded by the exons TCTAGGTCAACTTTGGTGAGAGCTCTAGAGATCCTTCGTCGATATTGTCTAAATGATCGTCCAGTACAGTTCCAAGTTGTCAGTGACCAGACATTAAATTTCCCTAATAG ATTTGGTCATGTTAATTATGAGGATCCTCACTTCAACGTTGGATTGCCGGTGTTCACGATTCATGGCAATCATGATGATCCTGCTGGTGTG GATAACCTTTCAGCAGTTGATATTCTTTCAGCCTGCAATCTTGCTAACTACTTTGGTAAAATGGATCTAGGAGGCTCTGGCGTTGGCCAAATTACTCTGTATCCTATTCTTATTCGGAAG GGTCTTACATCAGTAGCTTTGTATGGCCTTGGAAATATCCGAGATGAAAGGCTGAACAGAATGTTTCAG ACTCCTCATTCAGTTCAGTGGATGCGCCCTGAAGCTCAAGAAGGAAATGAAATTTCGGATTGGTTTAACATCCTTGTTCTTCATCAGAATAG AATAAAGACAAATCCAAAAAATGCGATTAATGAGCACTTTTTACCACGATTCCTTGATTTTGTAGTTTGGGGACATGAACATGAATGCCTAGTTGATCCACAG GAAGTTCCTGGCATGGGTTTCCATATCACGCAACCTGGCTCTTCGGTTGCCACATCGCTTATTGATGGGGAGTCAAAGCCAAAGCACGTCCTTCTCTTGGAAATTAAG GGAAACCAATACCGGCCAACTAAAATACCCCTGCATTCAGTTAGGCCATTTGAATATGCTGAG GTTGTGCTGAAAGATATACCTGATGTTGATCAAAATGATCAGAATTCAATTCTTGAGCATCTAGACAAAGTG GTCAGAAAATTAATTGAGAAATCTGACAAATTGGCGGCCGGTAAATCTGAAGCTAGGCTTCCATTGGTCCGATTAAAG GTTGACTACTCCGGGTTTACAACTATAAATCCTCAGAGGTTCGGACAAAAGTATGTGGGGAAG GTGGCAAATCCTCAGGATATTCTGATATTCTCCAAAGCTTCACGAACGAAAAGTCGCAGTGAAG GCAAAATCGACGATTCTGAGAAGTTCCGTCCCGAAGAATTAAATCAACAAAATATCGAGGCTTTGGTTGCAGAGAGCAATTTG AAAATGGAGATCCTACCTGTGAATGATTTGGATATCGCACTTCATAATTTTGTCAACAAAGATGACAAGTTAGCTTTCCATGCTTGTGTGCAACACACCCTTGAGGAAACACGT AGCAAAATTGCTGGAGACTCAGACTCGGCTGACTTTGAAGAAAAAGACTTGATTGTTAAAGTTGAAGAACTTCTTGAG GAACGTGTCAAAGAAAGTGCGACACGGCCAAAAGGAACTTTTACCTTCAGTGCTCATTCAGGG GATTTGAAAGGTAAAGGCAAAACAGGAATAGGAAGTGCAGTATCTTTTAGCGATGACGATGAAGATTCCACCCAGATAGTTGGGGCAAAATCTACAGCTCGAGGCAGAAAAACTACAACATCTCTAGGTTCATCTCGTGATGCTTCTCAAATTGGTAAAACTTCCAcgaggggaaggggaaggggaagagGGAAGGGTACTTCTAATTTGAAGCAATCAACTCTTGACATGTCCTTGGGCTTTCGGCGTTCTCAACG ATCTGCTTCAGCTGTTGCGTCAGCGTCAGTTCAGAGCATtgcagatgaagaagaaaatgtGGATTCTGGTTCAAATGAAGAAGGTGTAGAACATGAAGTGCAGGAGATTAATGACAGTTCG GGAGATGATGGAAGGGTTGAAAGTAAAAGTCGCAAACGAGCTGCACCAAGAGGAAGGGGTAGAGGTTCTACGCAGCCCTCTAAGAGGGGTAGAAAATCAGAGATCTCTTCGCTCCAAAGAATGGTCTTGGGAAATGATGATGACGACGATGATGATTATGATGACATGTCAAGTCGATTAAAGAAGTCTCAAGCAAAG GTCACAAGAAACTATGGGGCTTTAAGGAGATAA
- the LOC141617342 gene encoding double-strand break repair protein MRE11-like isoform X2 — MNDTLRVLVATDCHLGYMEKDEIRRHDSFESFEEICSIAEKKQVDFVLLGGDLFHENKPSRSTLVRALEILRRYCLNDRPVQFQVVSDQTLNFPNRFGHVNYEDPHFNVGLPVFTIHGNHDDPAGVDNLSAVDILSACNLANYFGKMDLGGSGVGQITLYPILIRKGLTSVALYGLGNIRDERLNRMFQTPHSVQWMRPEAQEGNEISDWFNILVLHQNRIKTNPKNAINEHFLPRFLDFVVWGHEHECLVDPQEVPGMGFHITQPGSSVATSLIDGESKPKHVLLLEIKGNQYRPTKIPLHSVRPFEYAEVVLKDIPDVDQNDQNSILEHLDKVVRKLIEKSDKLAAGKSEARLPLVRLKVDYSGFTTINPQRFGQKYVGKVANPQDILIFSKASRTKSRSEGKIDDSEKFRPEELNQQNIEALVAESNLKMEILPVNDLDIALHNFVNKDDKLAFHACVQHTLEETRSKIAGDSDSADFEEKDLIVKVEELLEDLKGKGKTGIGSAVSFSDDDEDSTQIVGAKSTARGRKTTTSLGSSRDASQIGKTSTRGRGRGRGKGTSNLKQSTLDMSLGFRRSQRSASAVASASVQSIADEEENVDSGSNEEGVEHEVQEINDSSGDDGRVESKSRKRAAPRGRGRGSTQPSKRGRKSEISSLQRMVLGNDDDDDDDYDDMSSRLKKSQAKVTRNYGALRR, encoded by the exons TCTAGGTCAACTTTGGTGAGAGCTCTAGAGATCCTTCGTCGATATTGTCTAAATGATCGTCCAGTACAGTTCCAAGTTGTCAGTGACCAGACATTAAATTTCCCTAATAG ATTTGGTCATGTTAATTATGAGGATCCTCACTTCAACGTTGGATTGCCGGTGTTCACGATTCATGGCAATCATGATGATCCTGCTGGTGTG GATAACCTTTCAGCAGTTGATATTCTTTCAGCCTGCAATCTTGCTAACTACTTTGGTAAAATGGATCTAGGAGGCTCTGGCGTTGGCCAAATTACTCTGTATCCTATTCTTATTCGGAAG GGTCTTACATCAGTAGCTTTGTATGGCCTTGGAAATATCCGAGATGAAAGGCTGAACAGAATGTTTCAG ACTCCTCATTCAGTTCAGTGGATGCGCCCTGAAGCTCAAGAAGGAAATGAAATTTCGGATTGGTTTAACATCCTTGTTCTTCATCAGAATAG AATAAAGACAAATCCAAAAAATGCGATTAATGAGCACTTTTTACCACGATTCCTTGATTTTGTAGTTTGGGGACATGAACATGAATGCCTAGTTGATCCACAG GAAGTTCCTGGCATGGGTTTCCATATCACGCAACCTGGCTCTTCGGTTGCCACATCGCTTATTGATGGGGAGTCAAAGCCAAAGCACGTCCTTCTCTTGGAAATTAAG GGAAACCAATACCGGCCAACTAAAATACCCCTGCATTCAGTTAGGCCATTTGAATATGCTGAG GTTGTGCTGAAAGATATACCTGATGTTGATCAAAATGATCAGAATTCAATTCTTGAGCATCTAGACAAAGTG GTCAGAAAATTAATTGAGAAATCTGACAAATTGGCGGCCGGTAAATCTGAAGCTAGGCTTCCATTGGTCCGATTAAAG GTTGACTACTCCGGGTTTACAACTATAAATCCTCAGAGGTTCGGACAAAAGTATGTGGGGAAG GTGGCAAATCCTCAGGATATTCTGATATTCTCCAAAGCTTCACGAACGAAAAGTCGCAGTGAAG GCAAAATCGACGATTCTGAGAAGTTCCGTCCCGAAGAATTAAATCAACAAAATATCGAGGCTTTGGTTGCAGAGAGCAATTTG AAAATGGAGATCCTACCTGTGAATGATTTGGATATCGCACTTCATAATTTTGTCAACAAAGATGACAAGTTAGCTTTCCATGCTTGTGTGCAACACACCCTTGAGGAAACACGT AGCAAAATTGCTGGAGACTCAGACTCGGCTGACTTTGAAGAAAAAGACTTGATTGTTAAAGTTGAAGAACTTCTTGAG GATTTGAAAGGTAAAGGCAAAACAGGAATAGGAAGTGCAGTATCTTTTAGCGATGACGATGAAGATTCCACCCAGATAGTTGGGGCAAAATCTACAGCTCGAGGCAGAAAAACTACAACATCTCTAGGTTCATCTCGTGATGCTTCTCAAATTGGTAAAACTTCCAcgaggggaaggggaaggggaagagGGAAGGGTACTTCTAATTTGAAGCAATCAACTCTTGACATGTCCTTGGGCTTTCGGCGTTCTCAACG ATCTGCTTCAGCTGTTGCGTCAGCGTCAGTTCAGAGCATtgcagatgaagaagaaaatgtGGATTCTGGTTCAAATGAAGAAGGTGTAGAACATGAAGTGCAGGAGATTAATGACAGTTCG GGAGATGATGGAAGGGTTGAAAGTAAAAGTCGCAAACGAGCTGCACCAAGAGGAAGGGGTAGAGGTTCTACGCAGCCCTCTAAGAGGGGTAGAAAATCAGAGATCTCTTCGCTCCAAAGAATGGTCTTGGGAAATGATGATGACGACGATGATGATTATGATGACATGTCAAGTCGATTAAAGAAGTCTCAAGCAAAG GTCACAAGAAACTATGGGGCTTTAAGGAGATAA